In a genomic window of Punica granatum isolate Tunisia-2019 chromosome 6, ASM765513v2, whole genome shotgun sequence:
- the LOC116211092 gene encoding chitinase 1-like has translation MSLAPVCSISTYYEDEPNQSFNFDSLVIKPFLHNKHTYLQHNLQPLSDNHIEKYEARTSIIQHYNLDGIDIDYEHFKADPETFAECIGQLISTLKNNGVIQFASIAPFADDDVQSHYLALWRKYGHIIDYVNFQFYAYDQGTTVSQFLNYFDKQASNYDSGKVLVSFISDGSGGLSPENGFFTACSKLKSEGKLNGIFIWSADDSKANGFQYEKQSQAMLSIAH, from the exons ATGAGCTTAGCACCAGTTTGCAGTATATCTACGTACTATGAAGATGAACCGAACCAGAGTTTTAACTTTGATTCACTAGTCATCAAACCTTTCCTCCACAACAAACATACATATTTGCAGCACAATCTTCAGCCATTGTCCGACAATCAT ATTGAAAAATATGAGGCGCGTACATCGATCATCCAACATTACAATCTTGATGGGATAGATATCGACTACGAGCACTTTAAGGCGGACCCCGAAACATTTGCAGAGTGCATCGGCCAGCTCATAAGCACCCTCAAGAACAACGGAGTCATTCAGTTCGCTTCGATAGCCCCGTTTGCAGATGACGATGTTCAGTCGCACTACTTGGCCCTGTGGAGAAAATACGGGCACATCATTGATTATGTCAACTTCCAATTTTATGCTTATGATCAGGGCACCACCGTGTCTCAGTTCCTCAACTACTTCGACAAGCAGGCCTCAAACTATGATAGCGGGAAGGTCTTGGTGAGCTTCATCAGCGATGGGAGTGGTGGATTGTCACCAGAAAATGGGTTCTTCACGGCATGCAGCAAGCTCAAGAGCGAGGGCAAGTTGAACGGGATATTCATCTGGTCAGCAGATGATTCAAAGGCTAACGGGTTTCAATACGAGAAGCAATCGCAGGCAATGTTATCGATTGCCCACTAG
- the LOC116211091 gene encoding dnaJ homolog subfamily B member 4-like, whose amino-acid sequence MRCQTWHLAAFRELSLLCCKTNLIDEQDINPKTVEKTLKIDILPGWRKKGTKITFPEKGNHEPGTTPPDLIFVVDEKPHPVFKREKNDLVVVQTVTLLEALTGKTRNLTTLDGRNLDIPWIDIIDIIPEINYGFCIPYNNLLMIRS is encoded by the exons ATGCGTTGTCAGACTTGGCATTTAGCTGCTTTCAGGGAATTATCGCTGCTGTGTTGTAAGACGAATCTAATTGATGAGCAAGATAT TAATCCCAAGACGGTTGAGAAAACCCTCAAGATAGATATCTTACCTGGGTGGCGGAAGAAGGGCACGAAGATAACTTTTCCCGAGAAGGGCAACCACGAGCCAGGAACCACGCCGCCTGACCTCATCTTCGTCGTGGACGAGAAGCCACACCCAGTTTTCAAGAGGGAAAAGAACGACCTTGTGGTCGTTCAGACAGTGACACTGTTGGAAGCTCTCACTGGGAAGACCCGTAACCTCACAACCTTAGACGGGAGGAATCTTGACATCCCATGGATAGACATCATAGACATTATCCCAGAAATCAACTATGGATTTTGTATTCCTTACAATAATTTACTTATGATAAGGAGCTAA